One window of Cyanobacteriota bacterium genomic DNA carries:
- the rfbG gene encoding CDP-glucose 4,6-dehydratase produces the protein MYFNFFKDKKILITGHTGFKGSWLSLWLTELGANITGYALEPETHPNLFTALSLEKKIKHYIGDIRDYAKLNEVIQKEQPEIVFHMASQPLVRRSYKNPRETYEVNVMGTVNLLEAVRHCDSVRTVINITTDKVYENQDYGLAFREDDPLGGYDPYSSSKAATELVTASYRNSFFKEQGIGLASARAGNVIGGGDWSEDRLIPDCIKALESKKTIVIRNPYATRPWQHVLEPLSGYMQLAIKLNQDPRTYAQAWNFGPRHDSVINVEELVKKLIGDWGQGEYQVDKGEHVHEAKYLELDIQKAVRKLNYSPILSIEENLRMTVDWYKEFYQNPEAIQAFSLEQIKIYHKRRFASFEDALRRTSHSQVH, from the coding sequence ATGTATTTTAATTTCTTCAAAGACAAAAAGATTTTAATCACTGGTCACACTGGCTTTAAAGGCTCTTGGCTAAGCCTCTGGTTAACAGAGCTTGGCGCAAATATAACCGGATATGCACTTGAACCTGAGACTCATCCTAATTTATTCACGGCGCTATCGCTTGAAAAGAAAATAAAACACTATATCGGTGATATTAGGGACTATGCAAAGCTCAACGAAGTTATACAAAAAGAACAGCCAGAGATTGTTTTCCATATGGCATCTCAACCACTAGTAAGAAGATCTTATAAAAATCCGCGAGAGACTTATGAAGTTAATGTCATGGGTACAGTCAACCTCCTTGAAGCAGTTCGTCATTGTGACTCGGTGCGCACTGTGATCAATATCACTACTGATAAGGTATATGAAAACCAAGACTACGGTCTAGCTTTTAGAGAAGATGATCCACTTGGTGGCTATGATCCATATAGCTCTAGTAAAGCAGCTACAGAGCTAGTTACAGCGTCGTATCGCAATTCGTTTTTTAAAGAGCAAGGAATTGGATTAGCTAGCGCTAGAGCAGGGAATGTCATTGGAGGTGGCGACTGGTCTGAAGATAGATTAATCCCAGATTGTATCAAAGCACTTGAAAGCAAGAAAACTATAGTGATTAGAAATCCATATGCAACAAGACCTTGGCAGCATGTTCTTGAACCTCTTTCTGGATATATGCAACTAGCTATCAAACTCAATCAAGATCCAAGAACCTACGCGCAAGCATGGAACTTCGGACCAAGACATGACTCTGTCATCAATGTCGAAGAGCTTGTCAAAAAACTAATAGGGGATTGGGGTCAGGGTGAATATCAAGTAGACAAGGGCGAGCATGTCCATGAAGCAAAATACCTTGAATTAGATATTCAAAAAGCTGTGCGCAAATTAAATTACAGTCCAATACTATCTATAGAAGAGAACTTGAGAATGACGGTAGATTGGTACAAAGAGTTTTATCAAAATCCTGAAGCTATTCAAGCCTTTAGTCTCGAGCAAATCAAGATCTATCATAAGAGGCGCTTTGCAAGCTTTGAAGATGCCTTAAGAAGGACTTCACACAGTCAAGTTCACTAG
- a CDS encoding GNAT family N-acetyltransferase: MDQSIHITTMEKTKLGLSQDLILTAGPHIDYREVNYAADAALNGWNHHHSDYLRDFENLFKKYIGVDHGFATSSCTGALHLALLAKGIGPGDEVLVPETSWIATAAAVVYTGATPVFCDIEADSWVMDSSKLEKHITARTKAIIPVHLYGQPVVMEPIWDLAAKHNLFILEDGAPSIGTIYKGKKTGNLGHAAAFSFQGAKAVVTGEGGFLVTNDEELKKQAWFINDHGRDPNKALYNLAIGYKYKMSNVQAAIGLAQMQKVEEIVAQKRQIFAWYQERLGDIDELSLNIERPETRNIYWMSSIVLGQQIKFSRDEFMLKLKERMIDSRPMFYPMSSFPMFNKAENPVAYSVPMRGINLPSGHARTEEEIDYVCAHIRDLLGSGIGKCANIQPHGYLAFKKQTETKIANWKKDPGLEIEIPQGYLSPVTTESLNNQADIKLLAKWREAAQDAFPAQFKVTEDGTKRWLENGVLKTTDRVLFWVHNKQGQRIGHVGLFRFDLSQKFCELDNIVRGESGSPGIMQEACQALIDLCKEELELKDIYLRVFSNNPKALKLYENLGMREIQRSALRKIEEDGAIKWIEVIKSPYETIERYFITYKL, from the coding sequence ATGGATCAAAGTATCCATATAACTACTATGGAAAAAACCAAACTCGGGCTTAGCCAAGATCTGATTCTTACAGCAGGTCCTCATATTGATTATAGAGAAGTCAATTATGCTGCTGACGCAGCGCTTAATGGCTGGAATCATCACCATAGTGATTACCTGCGTGATTTTGAAAATCTCTTTAAAAAATATATTGGGGTTGATCATGGTTTTGCAACTTCAAGCTGCACTGGAGCTTTGCATCTTGCTTTACTTGCTAAAGGAATTGGACCCGGTGATGAAGTACTAGTCCCTGAAACTAGCTGGATTGCAACAGCTGCAGCAGTTGTTTATACCGGAGCGACTCCAGTCTTTTGTGATATTGAGGCAGATAGCTGGGTGATGGATTCAAGTAAATTAGAAAAACATATCACAGCTAGAACTAAAGCAATAATTCCAGTACATCTTTATGGTCAACCTGTGGTGATGGAACCGATTTGGGACTTAGCTGCAAAACACAATCTTTTTATTTTGGAAGACGGGGCGCCATCAATTGGCACTATCTACAAAGGCAAAAAAACCGGCAATCTCGGTCATGCAGCGGCTTTTAGCTTCCAAGGAGCTAAAGCAGTGGTGACTGGTGAAGGTGGTTTCTTGGTCACTAACGATGAGGAACTTAAAAAACAAGCCTGGTTTATTAATGATCATGGTAGAGATCCAAACAAAGCACTATACAATCTTGCAATTGGTTACAAATACAAGATGTCTAATGTGCAAGCAGCAATTGGACTTGCACAAATGCAAAAGGTTGAAGAAATCGTTGCTCAAAAACGTCAGATTTTTGCTTGGTATCAAGAAAGACTTGGTGATATTGATGAGCTTAGTCTCAACATAGAAAGACCAGAGACTAGAAATATCTACTGGATGAGTTCGATCGTTTTAGGTCAGCAAATTAAATTCTCGCGTGATGAATTTATGCTCAAGCTTAAAGAACGCATGATCGATAGCCGGCCAATGTTCTATCCAATGAGCTCTTTCCCGATGTTCAACAAAGCTGAAAACCCTGTTGCCTACTCAGTTCCAATGCGCGGTATCAATTTACCAAGCGGGCACGCTAGGACGGAAGAAGAAATAGATTATGTCTGTGCTCATATACGTGACCTACTGGGGTCAGGAATTGGTAAATGCGCTAATATCCAGCCTCATGGCTACCTAGCGTTTAAAAAACAAACTGAAACCAAAATAGCCAACTGGAAAAAAGATCCTGGTTTAGAAATCGAAATTCCTCAGGGTTATCTAAGTCCAGTTACAACTGAATCACTAAATAATCAAGCAGATATTAAACTACTAGCTAAGTGGCGCGAAGCTGCCCAGGATGCCTTCCCAGCTCAGTTCAAAGTAACTGAAGATGGTACCAAGCGCTGGCTTGAGAACGGCGTTCTCAAGACCACCGACAGGGTGCTGTTTTGGGTGCATAACAAACAAGGTCAAAGAATTGGTCATGTCGGGCTATTTAGATTTGACTTAAGTCAAAAATTTTGCGAATTAGATAATATAGTTAGAGGTGAAAGCGGCTCACCAGGTATTATGCAAGAAGCCTGCCAAGCATTAATCGATCTTTGTAAAGAAGAACTTGAGCTTAAAGATATTTATCTAAGAGTTTTTTCAAATAACCCTAAAGCTCTTAAGCTCTATGAAAATCTAGGGATGAGAGAGATTCAAAGATCAGCCTTGCGCAAGATCGAAGAAGATG
- a CDS encoding ABC transporter permease — protein MKELRIVWRTLQEAINSIRTGGVSNLVVVSILAVALALFGGVLQLNSSIKQISQNLDTQLEFSIYLLDSAGPQEIATEISKNPNVDKVEIITKDVAWERFRTKFQFSDVAGNPLPNTIHVNIRHPEDLQKVIAEVKKLPGIEQISYAPELFNGLERVRHILFSFGVLITLILAVGTITIVSNTIQLVIKSRSLEIEILRLVGVDDWFIRGPFIFHGIFYGLAASLLAIAPLFVLQKVVWNSFQSSFKTIMPVTFNFDSGADLGVIYIILSLTGVLVCGLSSYFTTERFIRT, from the coding sequence ATGAAAGAACTAAGAATAGTCTGGAGAACGCTTCAAGAAGCGATAAATAGCATCAGAACGGGTGGAGTCTCCAACCTAGTCGTAGTAAGTATCTTGGCTGTTGCCCTTGCCCTATTTGGTGGGGTACTGCAACTGAATTCTTCAATTAAACAAATATCTCAAAACTTGGATACCCAACTTGAATTCTCTATCTACCTATTAGATTCAGCTGGACCTCAAGAAATTGCAACTGAAATCAGCAAAAATCCCAATGTAGATAAAGTAGAAATCATCACAAAAGATGTTGCCTGGGAACGCTTCCGCACCAAGTTTCAGTTTAGTGACGTAGCAGGTAACCCGCTACCCAACACTATTCACGTCAACATTCGTCACCCAGAAGACCTACAAAAAGTAATTGCCGAAGTCAAAAAACTTCCAGGCATTGAGCAAATTAGTTACGCCCCTGAATTATTTAATGGATTAGAACGAGTACGCCATATTCTATTTTCATTTGGTGTCTTAATCACCTTGATACTTGCTGTTGGTACCATCACTATTGTTTCTAATACTATCCAACTAGTAATCAAAAGCAGATCACTTGAAATAGAGATTCTACGTCTTGTTGGTGTTGATGACTGGTTTATTCGTGGTCCATTTATTTTTCATGGTATCTTTTACGGGCTAGCAGCTTCCTTGCTGGCAATTGCGCCGCTCTTTGTTTTACAAAAAGTAGTATGGAACTCATTTCAAAGCTCATTTAAGACAATTATGCCAGTGACCTTCAATTTTGATTCTGGTGCTGACCTTGGTGTAATTTATATAATCCTTTCACTGACTGGTGTTTTGGTTTGTGGTCTGTCATCGTACTTTACGACAGAGAGATTTATTCGAACATAG
- the rfbF gene encoding glucose-1-phosphate cytidylyltransferase produces the protein MKAVILAGGLGTRITEETILRPKPMVEIGGKPILWHVMQIYSNYGINEFIICAGYKGYMIKEYFANYFMHRSDVTFDLKNNDLIIHNHQCEPWKVTVVDTGEETMTGSRLKKVTRYLGNEDFCLTYGDGVSDVDIVESIKFHKAHGKLATLTAVAPAGRFGALEFGENNKVASFQEKPKGDGSYINAGFFIVNPKVIDYIGEGENCIWEREPLEKLAQESQLQAFKHEGFWQPMDTLRDKIKLEELCKDGNAPWLRNSLRAKTKAMFICKDPLNQIKNKNSQDVF, from the coding sequence ATGAAAGCAGTAATTCTAGCTGGTGGGCTTGGTACTCGCATTACAGAAGAAACAATTTTGAGGCCCAAGCCAATGGTTGAAATTGGTGGCAAGCCAATTCTTTGGCATGTAATGCAAATCTATTCTAATTATGGAATCAATGAATTTATAATCTGTGCTGGTTATAAGGGCTATATGATCAAAGAATACTTTGCAAATTATTTTATGCACAGATCAGATGTTACTTTTGATCTTAAAAACAACGACTTAATCATCCACAATCATCAATGTGAACCATGGAAAGTCACAGTAGTTGATACCGGTGAAGAAACTATGACCGGCAGCAGACTTAAAAAAGTTACTCGGTATTTAGGAAATGAAGATTTTTGTCTCACTTATGGTGATGGTGTGTCAGACGTGGACATTGTTGAATCAATCAAGTTTCATAAAGCTCATGGCAAATTAGCAACTCTTACAGCCGTCGCTCCTGCAGGACGTTTTGGCGCTTTAGAGTTTGGAGAAAATAACAAAGTAGCGAGCTTTCAAGAAAAGCCCAAAGGTGACGGTAGCTACATCAACGCTGGATTTTTCATAGTCAATCCCAAAGTGATTGACTATATCGGAGAAGGCGAGAATTGCATCTGGGAAAGAGAACCTCTTGAAAAACTAGCTCAAGAATCTCAACTACAAGCATTCAAGCATGAAGGCTTCTGGCAACCAATGGATACACTAAGAGATAAAATCAAACTTGAAGAGCTTTGCAAGGATGGAAACGCTCCTTGGCTTAGAAACTCACTGAGAGCAAAGACCAAAGCTATGTTTATCTGTAAAGATCCCCTCAATCAAATCAAAAACAAAAACTCACAAGATGTATTTTAA
- the rfbH gene encoding lipopolysaccharide biosynthesis protein RfbH, which translates to MSLLDSFLRAIIKALTSLYFYLVYKPQSRNKNYTPVSGKVLGNQELSNMIDASLDMWLTTGRFNDAFEKKLANYLGLRYALTTNSGSSANLLAISALTSPKLGDRALQPGDEVITVAAGFPTTVNPIIQNNLVPVFIDVELGTNNIDHSQIEAALSPKTKAIFVAHTLGNVYELEKIQALCKKHNLWLVEDNCDALGSKYLGQYTGSFGDISTLSFYPAHHITMGEGGAVLTNDPLLNKIIMSYRDWGRDCWCPPGKDNTCNNRFGFQMGALPKGYDHKYIYSHIGYNLKITDWQAACGLAQLDKLDEFVQARIDNFDYLHNGLKDLEEYLILPYAVENANPSWFGFPITVKDSAPFNKIELTKYLEEKRIGTRQVFAGNILRQPAYRTTNFKLRIRDSQLLESKDLQEEHYALLPNSDVVMKQCFWIGTWPGLNKKDLDHMIKSIHDFTAENTSK; encoded by the coding sequence ATGTCATTGCTTGACTCATTTTTACGCGCGATTATTAAAGCTCTCACGAGCTTATATTTTTATTTGGTTTATAAACCACAATCTCGTAACAAAAACTACACTCCGGTATCAGGCAAAGTATTAGGTAATCAAGAACTCTCTAATATGATCGATGCCTCACTTGATATGTGGCTGACAACTGGTCGCTTCAATGACGCTTTTGAAAAAAAATTAGCAAACTATCTTGGACTGCGTTATGCACTGACTACCAACTCTGGCTCTTCTGCTAATTTACTTGCAATAAGCGCGCTCACTTCCCCCAAACTCGGTGACAGAGCACTGCAGCCAGGTGATGAAGTAATTACAGTAGCTGCTGGTTTTCCTACCACTGTCAATCCAATTATTCAAAACAATCTAGTGCCTGTCTTTATTGATGTAGAACTTGGCACTAACAATATTGATCATAGTCAAATAGAAGCAGCACTTAGTCCCAAAACCAAAGCAATTTTTGTGGCACATACTTTAGGTAATGTTTATGAGCTAGAAAAAATCCAAGCACTCTGCAAGAAACACAATCTTTGGTTAGTGGAAGACAACTGTGACGCACTTGGCTCCAAGTATCTAGGGCAATACACAGGTAGCTTTGGTGATATCTCAACACTTAGCTTCTATCCTGCTCATCATATAACGATGGGAGAAGGCGGCGCAGTGCTCACAAACGATCCGCTCTTAAATAAAATCATCATGTCTTATAGAGATTGGGGACGTGATTGCTGGTGCCCGCCTGGCAAAGACAATACTTGCAATAATCGTTTTGGTTTTCAAATGGGCGCACTACCAAAAGGCTATGATCATAAATATATCTATTCTCATATTGGTTACAATCTGAAGATCACTGACTGGCAAGCAGCTTGCGGGCTAGCTCAGCTCGACAAGCTAGACGAGTTTGTACAAGCAAGAATTGATAACTTTGACTATCTTCACAATGGTCTCAAGGATCTCGAAGAATACTTGATACTTCCTTACGCTGTAGAGAACGCAAACCCAAGTTGGTTTGGTTTTCCAATTACCGTAAAAGACTCAGCGCCTTTTAATAAAATAGAGCTTACTAAATACCTTGAAGAAAAACGCATCGGCACTAGGCAAGTTTTTGCAGGCAACATTTTAAGACAACCAGCCTACCGCACGACTAATTTCAAACTAAGAATTAGAGACTCTCAATTACTTGAAAGCAAAGATCTTCAAGAAGAGCATTATGCACTTTTGCCAAACTCTGACGTTGTAATGAAACAATGTTTTTGGATTGGTACTTGGCCAGGGCTTAACAAAAAAGATCTAGATCATATGATCAAGAGTATTCATGATTTTACTGCCGAAAATACTTCGAAGTGA